One Sodalinema gerasimenkoae IPPAS B-353 DNA segment encodes these proteins:
- a CDS encoding DUF6816 family protein — translation MLAILTRLIVQGFCCFVVFGLLAMPSALADSLSDRVERFPYWQRKPTVTVVNREDLLYPDWMAGTWDVTSTLLQMEAPLAPDLKSPGFEGNRRYLNQPLSFQVRFQRNRKAGGVVGDRTFNSANISQAYFGDTSEIKIRPDADNPNRQVIDMAGGQELVSVVRGRSREQPEGDRFLSTEIIYQVFRTPGQIYFNEVETTTDYRQEDSDHLDAEQLTAIYLSPKDPAYFRANGSPVALYRYHLELTRAESGK, via the coding sequence GTGCTAGCTATTCTAACTCGATTGATTGTCCAAGGATTCTGTTGTTTCGTTGTCTTCGGTCTGTTGGCCATGCCAAGTGCCCTGGCAGATTCCTTGAGCGATCGGGTTGAGCGATTTCCCTATTGGCAACGGAAACCGACTGTGACGGTGGTGAACCGAGAGGATCTCCTCTATCCAGACTGGATGGCGGGAACTTGGGATGTAACGAGTACCCTATTACAGATGGAAGCCCCTTTAGCACCCGATTTAAAGAGTCCGGGATTTGAGGGAAATCGACGGTATCTCAATCAACCCTTAAGCTTCCAAGTTCGCTTTCAACGGAATCGCAAGGCGGGGGGAGTTGTGGGCGATCGCACTTTCAACAGTGCCAACATTAGTCAAGCCTATTTTGGGGACACGAGCGAGATTAAGATTCGTCCCGATGCCGATAATCCCAACCGCCAAGTTATTGATATGGCTGGGGGGCAAGAGTTAGTGTCGGTGGTGCGCGGACGTAGTCGTGAGCAGCCTGAGGGCGATCGCTTTTTGTCCACAGAAATCATTTATCAAGTCTTCCGAACACCTGGACAAATCTATTTTAACGAAGTCGAAACCACAACCGATTATCGACAAGAGGATTCCGATCATCTCGATGCTGAACAACTCACAGCCATTTATTTATCCCCCAAAGACCCCGCCTATTTCCGGGCCAACGGCAGTCCAGTCGCCCTCTATCGCTATCACTTAGAACTAACACGAGCCGAATCTGGGAAATAA
- a CDS encoding TRAFAC clade GTPase domain-containing protein, translated as MISFLKNFLPDDFDKPQQLPILKVTMLGPSGVGKTSLLAAMYDQFDEISQDLQLRADEDTAPILDKRLQELKNMVGTSIKPGEGIRGTAGDEPMCYSFEFGETGVNPELEIQFQDYPGGWLEKTNQIEKVRTLIGESAAILIPIDAAILMENNGEYHEKFNQPNKINDLLKKVYRNLDSPRLVILVPVKCEKYMQDNPKQLFDRVKEGYKKVLNQLAGAKLAPKVAVIITPVQTVGNIVFSRIEKTSDDQVIFRYRKRGPNDPYQPRNTEIPLRFLLRFLLKLHLDKKRSSWLDFILDFLGQNDSLRNAVIRFSEERMDDVEIVQGHHLLKLTD; from the coding sequence ATGATATCTTTTCTGAAGAATTTTTTACCAGACGATTTTGATAAACCTCAACAGCTTCCAATTTTGAAGGTTACCATGTTAGGACCTTCAGGGGTTGGAAAAACAAGTCTGTTGGCAGCAATGTATGACCAATTTGACGAAATTAGTCAGGACTTGCAACTTCGGGCTGATGAAGACACAGCCCCCATTTTAGATAAGCGTCTTCAAGAGCTTAAAAATATGGTGGGAACAAGCATTAAACCAGGAGAGGGGATTCGGGGAACTGCTGGCGATGAACCCATGTGTTATAGCTTTGAGTTTGGCGAGACGGGTGTAAATCCTGAACTTGAGATTCAGTTTCAAGACTATCCAGGTGGATGGCTTGAGAAAACCAATCAAATCGAGAAGGTTAGGACGTTGATTGGAGAATCAGCTGCAATTCTGATCCCCATTGATGCTGCAATTTTGATGGAGAACAATGGAGAGTATCATGAGAAGTTTAATCAGCCGAATAAAATCAATGACTTGCTTAAGAAAGTCTATAGAAATTTAGACTCCCCGCGTCTGGTCATTCTGGTTCCGGTCAAGTGTGAGAAGTATATGCAGGATAACCCTAAGCAGCTCTTTGATAGAGTTAAAGAGGGTTACAAGAAAGTGTTGAACCAGTTGGCTGGAGCAAAGTTAGCACCTAAGGTTGCTGTTATTATCACGCCAGTTCAAACCGTGGGTAACATTGTTTTTTCTAGGATTGAAAAAACGAGCGACGATCAGGTGATATTTCGCTATAGAAAGCGTGGTCCGAATGACCCCTACCAACCCCGAAATACTGAAATTCCTTTACGATTTTTATTGCGATTTTTACTAAAGTTACATTTAGACAAAAAGCGAAGCTCGTGGCTCGATTTTATTCTGGACTTTTTGGGTCAAAATGACTCACTCCGGAATGCAGTTATTCGTTTTTCCGAGGAGAGAATGGATGACGTTGAGATTGTGCAGGGTCACCACCTATTAAAATTAACTGACTAA
- a CDS encoding Uma2 family endonuclease, with product MNSLTLNTDALHLDDERFFQLCQDNRDVQFERNANGTLIIMPPTGGDTGRRNFELCLELGLWNRQTQLGIAFDSSTGFKLANGANRSPDAAWIPQESWQGLTAEEKQGFLPLCPDFVVELRSRTDSLTRLEEKMQEYIENGTRLAWLIDPSSQTVQIYRPQQPVEVVNSPSQLSGEDVLPGFVLNCDRLC from the coding sequence ATGAACAGCTTAACTCTAAATACGGACGCACTCCATCTCGACGATGAGCGGTTTTTCCAACTCTGTCAGGATAACCGTGACGTACAGTTTGAACGCAATGCCAACGGAACTTTGATTATTATGCCCCCCACTGGCGGTGACACGGGACGTCGTAATTTTGAACTCTGTCTAGAATTGGGATTGTGGAACCGTCAGACACAATTGGGAATCGCTTTTGACTCGTCGACGGGGTTCAAACTTGCCAATGGGGCCAACCGTTCGCCGGACGCAGCTTGGATTCCCCAGGAAAGCTGGCAGGGGTTGACGGCGGAGGAGAAACAGGGATTTTTGCCCCTTTGTCCCGATTTTGTGGTGGAATTGCGATCGCGAACTGACTCTTTAACCCGCCTAGAGGAGAAAATGCAAGAATATATCGAGAATGGGACTCGTTTGGCCTGGTTGATTGACCCAAGTTCTCAAACCGTCCAGATTTATCGCCCTCAGCAACCGGTGGAAGTGGTTAATTCTCCCTCACAACTGTCTGGGGAGGATGTTTTGCCGGGGTTTGTCTTGAACTGCGATCGCCTCTGTTAA
- a CDS encoding dynamin family protein — MTKAQDISGIIAQRQPLAEKLGEIETRLNSLCQSLGRLEQERQRQLKQWSGDSETTSKLQNLKLTEFEQRVRDELTTLHRLKGRFSRNTLNIGVIGSMGQGKSTLLQSLTGLTNQVIPAFPGKACTAARSKISHQDGQITEARIEFHSRDSFLNEVILPYYDKLELEPKPSSFKAFEESPLPDLPSQDNTTKENIYNRLKNDYRRHTDQYREYLGRDWLRLQDESQISSYVAQTYEDNQLVNYQCLAVKSVEISCSFPVQEIGAIALIDVPGLGDFRLGDESLVIEALGQEVDFILFIYKPSKDRANFEQRDTKLYNLASQALNNLSRRSIFVLNADSNGQNQDSCRSLKQDLDSNTVRMPVLESVIADCSSPEEANTQVLGTVLNHLRTNVTELDKAYAQEKITSLESSLQALQSDLEAAQSILPEIDGDEISEKYDEKFEKFWTTITNGLEKLNQDLIKHRDTPDENLKNKIQQVIASCYEDVKFPSLDEIEKLRNEKGAYADTYTAYLQDLRTSLSLKFLEIDKGLKKTIEGAKENVANVLISQCEIGGLTDARGSAFIANLAQEMPDDYVELKTGFQILAEFTLSYRGLIQHHIRLQLDKLAPDEAYPLKEGPGAQDILDNLEESYKETVYNCEQSLKDFFVKPSQASFAIVEEFSDRVLRAKTAKRDWRKFLRKKRHTIWSDFAKLQEQAQSIQGWVKQLHGINTEVEELERAFQEL; from the coding sequence ATGACTAAGGCACAGGACATCAGCGGCATTATCGCGCAACGGCAGCCTCTCGCGGAGAAGTTGGGAGAGATTGAGACGCGCCTCAACAGCTTATGTCAATCGCTGGGCCGCTTGGAACAGGAACGTCAGCGACAACTTAAACAGTGGTCTGGAGACTCAGAGACAACGTCCAAATTACAGAATTTAAAGTTAACAGAATTTGAGCAGCGAGTTAGGGACGAGTTAACGACTCTACATCGACTTAAGGGGAGATTTTCCCGTAATACCCTGAATATCGGCGTGATTGGCTCGATGGGCCAGGGCAAAAGTACCCTATTACAAAGTTTAACAGGACTAACGAACCAGGTCATCCCAGCTTTTCCGGGTAAAGCCTGCACCGCTGCACGGAGTAAGATTTCTCATCAAGACGGACAAATCACCGAAGCCAGAATTGAGTTTCATAGCCGTGACTCGTTTTTGAATGAGGTCATTCTTCCCTATTATGACAAGCTGGAGTTAGAGCCAAAGCCGAGTTCATTTAAGGCGTTTGAGGAGAGTCCCCTCCCGGATTTACCCTCGCAGGATAATACGACTAAAGAGAATATTTATAATCGCTTGAAGAATGATTACCGTCGCCATACTGACCAATATCGCGAGTATTTAGGACGTGACTGGTTACGGTTGCAGGATGAGTCGCAAATTTCGAGCTATGTGGCTCAGACTTATGAAGATAATCAGCTTGTCAACTATCAATGTTTGGCGGTGAAATCTGTTGAGATTTCCTGTTCGTTTCCGGTTCAAGAAATTGGTGCGATCGCCCTCATTGATGTTCCCGGTTTAGGGGACTTTCGGTTAGGGGATGAAAGTCTGGTGATTGAGGCGTTAGGTCAAGAAGTTGATTTTATCCTCTTTATTTATAAACCCTCGAAAGACCGGGCTAATTTCGAGCAACGAGATACAAAACTTTATAATCTGGCCAGCCAAGCCCTAAACAATCTATCCCGCCGTTCTATTTTTGTCTTGAATGCGGATAGCAATGGTCAGAATCAAGACAGTTGTCGTTCTCTGAAGCAAGATTTAGACAGCAACACGGTCAGGATGCCGGTTTTAGAGTCCGTCATTGCCGATTGTTCCTCGCCAGAAGAAGCTAATACTCAGGTGCTTGGGACGGTTCTCAATCACTTACGAACCAATGTGACGGAACTCGATAAAGCCTACGCTCAAGAGAAGATTACAAGTCTAGAAAGTAGTCTCCAGGCCCTTCAAAGTGATTTGGAGGCAGCTCAATCGATTCTCCCGGAAATTGATGGTGATGAAATCTCCGAGAAGTATGACGAGAAATTTGAAAAATTTTGGACAACGATTACCAATGGACTTGAGAAGCTAAACCAAGACTTAATCAAACATCGTGATACTCCCGATGAAAATCTGAAGAACAAAATTCAGCAAGTCATCGCAAGCTGTTATGAAGATGTTAAATTTCCGAGCCTTGATGAGATTGAGAAACTCCGAAATGAAAAAGGAGCTTATGCCGATACTTATACGGCATACCTCCAAGATTTAAGAACCAGCCTATCCTTAAAGTTTCTGGAAATTGATAAGGGTTTAAAAAAGACAATTGAAGGAGCCAAGGAGAATGTCGCAAACGTTTTGATTAGTCAGTGTGAAATCGGCGGTTTAACTGATGCTCGTGGTTCCGCGTTCATTGCTAATCTGGCTCAAGAGATGCCAGACGACTATGTGGAACTCAAAACAGGCTTTCAAATTCTTGCAGAATTTACACTTTCTTATCGAGGCTTGATTCAGCATCATATTCGCCTGCAACTCGATAAACTCGCCCCCGATGAAGCTTACCCGTTGAAAGAAGGGCCTGGAGCCCAAGACATTTTAGACAACTTGGAAGAGTCATATAAAGAAACCGTTTATAACTGTGAACAGTCTTTGAAAGACTTTTTTGTAAAGCCAAGTCAAGCATCTTTTGCAATCGTAGAGGAGTTTTCTGACCGAGTTTTACGAGCTAAGACTGCCAAACGTGACTGGAGAAAGTTTTTAAGAAAAAAACGGCATACAATCTGGTCAGATTTTGCTAAGCTGCAAGAGCAAGCTCAATCTATACAAGGTTGGGTTAAGCAGCTTCATGGGATTAATACTGAAGTGGAAGAGTTAGAGAGGGCATTTCAAGAGCTGTGA
- a CDS encoding glutaredoxin family protein produces MQLILFSKPDCHLCEGLQEKLEQIEFVSLEIRDITENEEWFQRYQYEVPVLFAVDASGGEHPIPRPSPRSNVAQLQQMLQKYASASS; encoded by the coding sequence ATGCAACTGATTCTCTTCAGCAAACCCGACTGTCATCTCTGCGAAGGGTTACAGGAAAAACTCGAACAAATTGAGTTCGTCTCCCTAGAAATCCGGGATATCACCGAAAATGAAGAGTGGTTCCAACGCTATCAATACGAGGTTCCCGTCTTGTTCGCGGTAGATGCGTCTGGGGGAGAACACCCCATCCCCCGCCCCTCCCCACGGTCGAATGTGGCACAATTGCAGCAGATGTTACAGAAGTATGCTTCTGCCTCCAGCTAA
- a CDS encoding tetratricopeptide repeat protein → MPSLEDAIAAIEMGDYRTASRHLKVLYRTMPENPWVKFYIARLYEESQRVDEAEAAYRVLLRDCTSPKIINQARQGLQRLDEKQKLKREKAIADAKAQSDPSEAGVLVLEATPKERRKQAAQHLARIVEIDAYAARLILQVRGWRLYRTGPLAELEIYEQELQGANIAAFSVSLNAISQLNVLRVDYVKSLTPKPVVICRDRDNRQGQFSFDWSDVRQQIRGGIPWFINAVSYDISRRTKDQIKRKPETQDFVQMCDLHLPQRGVILRFCDRSYDFANGVVFAPEQQQQIGKLRVATLRINWNGILKVFDHHLTEALLWSDFLQFAETAIDFHFLMEGIDHYVDIERPEASPWDPAFQLYSGAAWIRYLKSTHTPS, encoded by the coding sequence ATGCCCTCTCTCGAAGATGCGATCGCAGCGATAGAGATGGGAGATTATCGCACCGCCTCCCGTCATCTGAAAGTGTTATATCGAACAATGCCCGAAAATCCCTGGGTAAAGTTTTATATCGCGCGACTCTATGAAGAGAGTCAGCGAGTTGATGAAGCTGAGGCCGCCTATCGCGTTCTTTTGCGAGATTGTACCTCTCCTAAAATTATCAATCAAGCCAGACAAGGACTGCAACGGCTCGATGAAAAACAGAAGCTTAAACGAGAGAAGGCGATCGCCGATGCAAAAGCACAATCTGACCCCAGTGAAGCTGGGGTTCTCGTCTTAGAAGCCACCCCCAAAGAACGCCGCAAACAAGCGGCGCAACACCTGGCGCGTATTGTTGAGATTGATGCCTATGCGGCGCGCTTAATACTACAGGTTCGCGGCTGGCGGCTCTATCGCACGGGGCCTCTGGCGGAGTTGGAGATCTATGAACAGGAATTGCAGGGGGCCAATATCGCCGCTTTTTCCGTCTCGTTAAACGCTATTTCTCAACTCAATGTCTTGCGCGTAGACTATGTAAAATCCTTGACCCCGAAACCGGTAGTCATTTGCCGCGATCGCGATAATCGTCAAGGTCAGTTTAGTTTTGATTGGTCTGACGTTCGTCAACAGATTCGCGGTGGGATTCCCTGGTTTATTAATGCAGTGAGCTATGATATTAGTCGCCGCACAAAAGACCAAATTAAGCGCAAACCCGAAACTCAGGATTTTGTGCAAATGTGTGATTTACATCTGCCGCAACGGGGGGTAATTTTGCGCTTTTGCGATCGCTCCTATGATTTCGCGAACGGGGTAGTGTTTGCGCCGGAACAACAACAGCAAATTGGCAAACTCCGGGTGGCTACATTGCGGATTAACTGGAATGGCATTCTTAAGGTGTTTGACCATCATCTGACGGAGGCTCTCCTCTGGTCCGACTTTTTGCAATTTGCGGAGACGGCGATCGATTTCCATTTTCTTATGGAAGGCATTGACCATTATGTAGATATCGAACGTCCTGAAGCCAGTCCTTGGGACCCCGCCTTTCAACTCTATAGCGGTGCCGCTTGGATACGCTATCTAAAATCGACCCATACGCCGTCTTAA
- a CDS encoding Uma2 family endonuclease, protein MSASLSNPAQTLPETIATDEIIFPPSDIPSDEPPLESSLHLQQILLLISCLNWLWQDRQDYFCAGNLTIYYSPRQLKSEYFRGPDFFVVRGTPNQPRKSWVVWEEEGKYPNLIIELLSDSTAKTDRELKKEIYQDTFRTPDYFWFDPHSLEFQGFHLVDGTYHPLEANNKGWLWSQQLELYLGIHEERLRFFSAEETLIPTPEEAAQSEFQRAETERQRAEMEQQKNAKLIAKLRELGVDPDTL, encoded by the coding sequence ATGTCTGCTTCCCTCTCTAATCCTGCGCAGACGCTCCCAGAAACCATCGCAACGGATGAGATTATCTTTCCCCCTAGTGACATCCCTAGTGACGAACCTCCCTTGGAAAGTTCCCTACATCTCCAGCAAATTCTGTTGCTAATCTCCTGTCTTAACTGGCTTTGGCAAGACCGTCAGGACTACTTCTGTGCCGGTAACTTAACCATTTACTATAGTCCCCGCCAACTGAAATCGGAGTATTTCCGGGGACCTGATTTCTTTGTGGTGCGCGGAACCCCGAACCAACCCCGCAAAAGTTGGGTGGTTTGGGAAGAAGAGGGAAAATATCCCAATCTCATTATTGAACTGCTTTCAGACAGTACCGCAAAAACTGACCGGGAACTCAAAAAAGAGATTTATCAAGATACCTTTAGAACCCCCGATTATTTCTGGTTTGACCCCCATAGCTTAGAGTTTCAGGGGTTCCATTTAGTCGATGGGACCTATCATCCTTTAGAGGCGAATAACAAAGGATGGTTATGGAGCCAACAGTTGGAACTCTATCTGGGGATTCATGAGGAGCGTTTGCGTTTCTTTAGTGCGGAAGAAACCCTAATTCCTACGCCTGAAGAAGCGGCACAATCGGAGTTTCAACGGGCGGAAACGGAACGGCAACGGGCGGAAATGGAACAGCAAAAAAATGCTAAACTTATTGCCAAATTGCGAGAACTTGGGGTTGACCCGGATACGCTTTAA
- a CDS encoding UDP-N-acetylmuramoyl-L-alanyl-D-glutamate--2,6-diaminopimelate ligase, translating into MKLRELLAVIPNLNSLPEHPALEMEIKGLSTNSHACQEGDLFIGMPGTRVDGGEFWPGAMEAGAVAAIVSEAALQRYPSQSGECVIAVPDVTTACGYVSSCFYGYPGHHLPLVGVTGTNGKTTTTHLIEFLLREGGKSTALFGTLYARWKGFEQVASHTTPFSVHLQDKLAQARNAGAEVGVMEVSSHALAQSRVLGCEFEVAAFTNLTQDHLDYHETMDDYFAAKALLFSPQYLKGRAVVNVSDAYGQLLADQIPGDRVWTYACEDTSADLYTENLTYTPTGVSGTIQSPQGSAAFSLPLVGQYNLENMLAAVGVVLHLGVALEDVVAALPRFPGVPGRMERVQVSPQQDVSVIVDYAHTPDSLENLLEAARPFIPGRMLCVFGCGGDRDRTKRPLMGGIAARLADVAIVTSDNPRTENPDRIIKDILEGIPGVTKPWVIPDRAEAIRRAILEAKPGDGVLIAGKGHEDYQILGTEKVHFDDREQAREGLTARLKNL; encoded by the coding sequence ATGAAACTCCGTGAACTGCTTGCTGTAATTCCCAATCTAAACAGCCTCCCTGAACATCCCGCCTTAGAGATGGAAATTAAGGGACTGAGTACCAATTCCCATGCTTGTCAGGAGGGTGATTTATTTATTGGAATGCCGGGAACGCGGGTGGATGGCGGTGAATTTTGGCCCGGGGCCATGGAAGCCGGGGCCGTAGCCGCGATTGTTTCGGAAGCGGCGTTGCAGCGATATCCGTCCCAGTCGGGGGAATGTGTGATTGCGGTTCCGGATGTCACAACGGCTTGCGGCTATGTCTCTAGCTGTTTTTACGGCTATCCGGGACACCACTTACCCCTGGTGGGGGTGACGGGAACTAATGGTAAAACTACTACGACTCATTTAATCGAGTTTTTGTTACGGGAAGGGGGCAAATCGACGGCCTTGTTTGGTACGCTTTACGCCCGCTGGAAGGGCTTTGAGCAAGTGGCAAGCCATACAACCCCGTTTTCAGTCCATTTGCAAGACAAACTCGCTCAAGCCCGAAATGCGGGGGCTGAAGTGGGGGTGATGGAGGTCAGTTCTCATGCCTTGGCCCAGTCGCGGGTGTTGGGTTGCGAGTTTGAGGTGGCGGCGTTTACGAATTTGACCCAAGACCATCTCGATTATCACGAGACGATGGATGATTATTTTGCGGCCAAGGCCTTGTTGTTTTCGCCCCAGTATTTGAAAGGTCGTGCGGTGGTGAATGTTAGTGATGCCTATGGACAATTGTTAGCAGATCAGATTCCGGGCGATCGCGTTTGGACCTATGCCTGTGAGGATACGTCGGCGGATTTGTATACGGAGAATCTTACGTATACGCCAACAGGCGTCTCGGGAACGATTCAGTCGCCTCAAGGGTCGGCGGCGTTTTCTCTGCCCTTGGTGGGTCAGTATAATTTAGAGAATATGTTGGCCGCAGTGGGGGTTGTTCTTCATCTGGGTGTCGCCTTGGAAGATGTGGTGGCGGCATTACCCCGCTTCCCGGGGGTTCCGGGGCGAATGGAACGGGTGCAAGTGTCGCCGCAACAGGATGTGAGTGTGATTGTGGATTACGCCCATACGCCGGATAGTTTGGAGAATTTGTTGGAGGCGGCCCGGCCGTTTATTCCGGGGCGAATGCTTTGTGTGTTTGGCTGTGGGGGCGATCGCGATCGCACGAAACGGCCCTTAATGGGAGGGATTGCGGCCCGATTGGCGGATGTGGCGATCGTCACCTCAGATAATCCCCGTACAGAGAACCCCGATCGCATTATTAAGGATATTTTAGAGGGGATTCCTGGAGTCACGAAGCCCTGGGTGATTCCCGATCGCGCCGAAGCCATCCGCCGAGCAATTTTAGAGGCCAAACCTGGCGATGGGGTGTTAATTGCTGGAAAAGGCCATGAAGATTATCAGATTTTAGGGACAGAAAAAGTCCATTTCGATGACCGAGAACAAGCACGAGAGGGGCTAACGGCCCGTCTGAAAAATTTATAG
- a CDS encoding CapA family protein: MERQPDPYNSQMSNLEALIQAIRWSLRSDAIVVRMQEQQPWLQVLFEAPFIPDRTVCIPLARRELQDYTSPGVRAIVIYGRRLGDQEAQWTYKYPLKEFSPTVAPPQSSAAPSRPSPQAPKRASNRLLIRVSALSLLGFSLGGVLGLLDHPQLQRLTSQLSQTLVASFSQNQEYLATSSTNPPAAETNLTEILPQTPEIPTPNLPSSITIKAVGDIIPGTNYPNHRLPADPGVFFAQVQQDLQGADILFGNYESTLTDHPHSIKDTSRGTQFAFRSPPSYADLFREVGFTILSIANNHSMDFGEVGFRDTIRRLNAADVATTGEKEKITYLEVEGVKVAFIGFSTYDFHNSINDYEGAKQLIREANKNAGIVVLSIHAGAEGVGAMRVGDRQEYFLGEDRGNIVRFSREAIEAGADLILGHGPHVARAINLHNNRLIAYSLADFLGYQTLSTQGALAYSLILEVELDLDGEFVSGRIIPMHLGNDGIPRPDPQFRSVDLIRNLTAQDFPDAPLVIDEKGQITVK; this comes from the coding sequence GTGGAACGCCAACCAGACCCCTACAATTCCCAAATGAGCAACCTTGAAGCTCTAATTCAAGCCATTCGCTGGTCTTTACGGTCGGATGCCATCGTTGTCCGAATGCAGGAACAACAGCCGTGGTTACAGGTTTTATTTGAAGCGCCTTTTATTCCCGACCGAACCGTCTGTATTCCCCTGGCTCGACGAGAATTACAAGACTATACCAGTCCAGGGGTACGGGCGATCGTCATCTATGGACGACGACTGGGAGACCAAGAGGCACAATGGACTTATAAATATCCCCTGAAAGAGTTTTCCCCCACGGTGGCCCCGCCTCAGTCGTCAGCCGCTCCATCTCGTCCCTCCCCTCAAGCGCCTAAAAGAGCCTCAAATCGTTTACTGATAAGGGTTTCGGCATTGAGTCTTTTAGGGTTTAGTCTCGGGGGAGTTTTGGGACTGCTGGATCACCCCCAGCTACAGAGGTTGACGAGTCAACTGAGTCAAACCTTGGTGGCCAGTTTTTCCCAAAACCAAGAGTATCTCGCCACCTCATCCACAAATCCCCCGGCGGCTGAAACCAATCTCACGGAGATTCTGCCACAAACTCCTGAGATTCCCACCCCAAATTTACCGAGTTCTATTACGATTAAAGCGGTGGGGGATATTATTCCGGGGACTAATTATCCTAATCATCGCCTCCCCGCTGACCCAGGAGTGTTTTTTGCTCAGGTGCAGCAAGACCTCCAAGGGGCCGATATTTTATTTGGCAACTATGAAAGCACCTTAACCGACCATCCCCATAGTATTAAAGATACCAGTCGTGGCACCCAATTTGCCTTTCGCTCTCCTCCGAGTTACGCCGACTTATTTCGGGAGGTGGGATTCACGATTCTCAGTATTGCCAATAATCATTCCATGGATTTTGGGGAAGTTGGCTTTCGGGATACCATTCGCCGTTTGAATGCCGCAGATGTGGCGACGACGGGGGAAAAAGAGAAGATTACTTATCTTGAGGTTGAGGGAGTTAAGGTAGCCTTTATTGGCTTTAGTACCTATGATTTTCATAATTCTATCAATGATTATGAGGGGGCGAAGCAACTGATTCGTGAGGCTAACAAAAACGCCGGAATTGTCGTGTTATCGATTCATGCGGGGGCGGAAGGCGTAGGGGCGATGCGGGTGGGCGATCGCCAAGAATACTTCCTAGGGGAAGATCGCGGTAATATCGTCCGTTTTTCCCGAGAGGCGATCGAGGCGGGAGCGGATTTAATTTTAGGCCATGGTCCTCATGTTGCCCGAGCCATTAACCTCCATAATAATCGCTTGATTGCCTACTCTTTAGCGGACTTTCTCGGTTATCAAACCCTATCAACTCAGGGAGCCTTAGCCTATTCCTTAATTTTAGAAGTTGAATTAGACTTAGATGGGGAGTTTGTTTCAGGGCGAATTATTCCAATGCACTTAGGAAATGATGGGATTCCTCGTCCAGACCCTCAGTTTCGCAGTGTTGACTTGATTCGCAATTTAACTGCACAAGATTTTCCTGATGCGCCTTTAGTTATTGATGAGAAGGGACAAATTACTGTAAAATAA